A window from Streptomyces subrutilus encodes these proteins:
- the cobJ gene encoding precorrin-3B C(17)-methyltransferase, which yields MTLRAVEVIAEADVVAYHSARHGRSIARSIAAKHLREDHVEEPLVYPVTTETTDHPGGYQGAMEEFYESAAARLAVHLDAGRTVAVLAEGDPLFYSSYMHMHKRLAHRYPTEVVPGVTSVSAAAARLGTPLVEGEEVLTILPGTLPEEELTARLAATDSAVVMKLGRTFPAVRAAMEAGGRLAEAHYVERATMAGERTGLLADVDPGSVPYFAVAVVPSRIGNPGSVPSGPGEVVVVGTGPAGPLWLTPQTRRALADAEVLVGYTTYLDRVPARPGQLRHGSDNKVESERAEFALDLARRGKRVAVVSGGDPGVFAMATAVLEAAGQPEYKDVPVRVLPGVTAANAAAAAAGAPLGHDYATVSLSDRLKPWEVIAQRLRAAAAADLVLALYNPGSRSRTWQVAQARALLLELRAPETPVVVARDVGGPEQSVRIVTLGELEPSEVDMRTILLIGSSQTRVTERADGSRITWTPRRYG from the coding sequence ATGACCCTGCGCGCCGTCGAGGTGATCGCCGAAGCCGACGTGGTCGCCTACCACAGCGCCCGGCACGGCCGCTCCATCGCCCGGTCCATCGCCGCGAAGCACCTGCGCGAGGACCACGTCGAGGAGCCGCTGGTCTACCCGGTCACCACCGAGACCACCGACCACCCCGGCGGCTACCAGGGCGCCATGGAGGAGTTCTACGAGTCCGCCGCCGCCCGCCTCGCCGTCCACCTCGACGCGGGCCGGACCGTCGCCGTGCTCGCCGAGGGCGACCCGCTCTTCTACAGCTCGTACATGCACATGCACAAGCGGCTCGCGCACCGCTATCCCACCGAGGTCGTCCCCGGCGTCACCTCGGTGAGCGCCGCCGCCGCCCGGCTCGGCACCCCGCTCGTCGAGGGCGAGGAGGTGCTGACCATCCTCCCCGGCACACTGCCCGAGGAGGAGCTCACCGCCCGTCTCGCCGCCACCGACTCGGCGGTCGTGATGAAGCTCGGCCGTACCTTCCCCGCCGTACGCGCGGCGATGGAGGCCGGCGGCCGGCTCGCCGAGGCGCACTACGTGGAGCGCGCCACCATGGCCGGGGAGCGCACCGGGCTCCTCGCCGACGTCGACCCCGGCTCCGTCCCGTACTTCGCCGTCGCCGTCGTCCCCAGCCGGATCGGCAACCCGGGCAGCGTGCCGTCCGGGCCCGGCGAGGTCGTGGTCGTCGGCACCGGTCCGGCCGGCCCCCTGTGGCTCACCCCGCAGACGCGGCGGGCGCTGGCCGACGCCGAGGTGCTGGTCGGCTACACCACCTACCTGGACCGGGTCCCGGCCCGGCCCGGCCAGCTGCGCCACGGCTCCGACAACAAGGTGGAGTCCGAGCGGGCCGAGTTCGCCCTGGACCTGGCCCGGCGCGGCAAGCGGGTGGCCGTGGTCTCCGGCGGCGACCCGGGCGTCTTCGCCATGGCCACCGCCGTCCTGGAGGCCGCCGGGCAGCCGGAGTACAAGGACGTGCCCGTACGCGTCCTGCCCGGCGTGACCGCGGCCAACGCGGCGGCCGCCGCGGCCGGGGCCCCGCTCGGCCACGACTACGCGACCGTCTCCCTCTCCGACCGGCTCAAGCCGTGGGAGGTCATCGCGCAGCGGCTGCGCGCCGCCGCCGCGGCCGACCTGGTGCTCGCCCTGTACAACCCCGGCTCGCGCAGCCGCACCTGGCAGGTGGCCCAGGCCCGCGCACTGCTGCTGGAGCTGCGCGCGCCCGAGACCCCGGTGGTGGTCGCGCGCGACGTGGGCGGGCCGGAGCAGTCCGTACGGATCGTCACGCTGGGCGAACTGGAGCCTTCCGAGGTGGACATGCGCACCATCCTGCTGATCGGCTCCTCGCAGACCCGGGTCACCGAGCGGGCCGACGGCTCCCGGATCACGTGGACTCCGCGCCGCTACGGATGA
- a CDS encoding precorrin-8X methylmutase, producing MSEYTVFEYEKDGAAIYRQSFATIRAEADLSGLPASVAQVAVRMIHACGMTDLPRDLGYTPDVVLRARAALEAGAPVLCDVQMVASGVTRKRLPAGNDVICTLSDPSVPELAARMGTTRSAAALEVWRDRGLLEGSVIAVGNAPTALFRLLEMIEEGAPRPAAVIGVPVGFIGAAESKDALAAHPSGLDHLIVRGRRGGSAIAAAAVNALASVAE from the coding sequence ATGAGCGAGTACACAGTGTTCGAGTACGAGAAGGACGGCGCCGCGATCTACCGCCAGTCCTTTGCCACGATCCGCGCCGAGGCGGACCTCTCCGGGCTGCCCGCCTCGGTCGCCCAGGTCGCGGTGCGCATGATTCACGCCTGCGGGATGACCGACCTCCCGCGGGACCTCGGGTACACGCCCGACGTGGTGCTGCGGGCCCGGGCCGCGCTGGAGGCGGGCGCCCCGGTGCTGTGCGACGTACAGATGGTCGCGAGCGGCGTCACCCGCAAGCGGCTGCCCGCCGGCAACGACGTGATCTGCACCCTCTCCGACCCCTCGGTCCCGGAGCTCGCCGCCAGGATGGGCACCACGCGCAGCGCCGCGGCCCTCGAAGTCTGGCGCGACCGCGGCCTGTTGGAAGGTTCGGTCATCGCCGTCGGCAACGCCCCGACCGCCCTGTTCCGGCTGCTGGAGATGATCGAGGAGGGCGCCCCGCGCCCGGCGGCCGTCATCGGCGTCCCCGTCGGCTTCATCGGCGCCGCCGAGTCCAAGGACGCGCTCGCCGCCCACCCCTCGGGACTCGACCACCTGATCGTGCGCGGCCGCCGGGGCGGCAGCGCCATCGCCGCCGCCGCCGTCAACGCCCTCGCGAGCGTGGCCGAATGA